One Coleofasciculus chthonoplastes PCC 7420 genomic region harbors:
- a CDS encoding pentapeptide repeat-containing protein: MNPDELLSRYQAGERDFFLIDVNGVNLMGATLRAVDLTHANLSQTTLVQANLSRATLHNANLQGVDLQGANLRGADLSGADLMGANLVAADLSFATLTGVDLTGANLSFARLMGADLNGANLCQVKLLGGDLRGSLLIGANLSRSNLSRSYLFEADLSEANLEQVKWQSSLYNLQTDFPAAFDPQRGGAYLIAPDVSLAGVDLSGVNLKRENLQGANLSRVNLSKANLRWTDFRDANLQDANLSEAILSGANLQGASLSQTNLEGANLSGTTMPNGELHQCHGIQKLAGR, from the coding sequence ATGAACCCTGATGAACTATTGAGTAGATACCAAGCTGGCGAACGAGATTTTTTTCTCATCGACGTTAATGGAGTCAACCTGATGGGTGCGACTCTGAGAGCGGTCGATTTAACTCATGCAAACCTGAGCCAAACGACATTAGTCCAGGCTAACTTGAGCCGCGCTACCCTACATAATGCCAATTTGCAGGGAGTTGACTTGCAAGGAGCCAATCTGCGAGGTGCTGACTTGAGTGGTGCTGATTTGATGGGAGCGAATTTAGTGGCGGCTGATTTGAGTTTTGCCACGTTGACGGGTGTGGATTTAACTGGGGCTAATTTAAGTTTTGCCCGGTTGATGGGCGCTGATCTCAATGGTGCTAACCTCTGCCAGGTTAAGCTATTGGGTGGGGATCTGCGGGGTTCTCTGTTAATTGGCGCTAATCTCAGTCGCAGCAATCTAAGTCGCAGTTATTTATTTGAAGCTGATTTAAGTGAGGCAAATCTGGAGCAAGTTAAGTGGCAAAGCAGTCTGTACAATCTACAAACTGATTTTCCTGCAGCGTTCGATCCTCAGCGAGGGGGTGCTTATTTAATTGCGCCTGATGTCTCTCTCGCCGGAGTGGATTTAAGCGGTGTTAATCTCAAGAGAGAAAATTTACAAGGGGCGAATCTGAGTCGGGTCAATTTAAGTAAGGCTAATTTGCGTTGGACAGACTTCCGTGATGCCAACTTGCAGGACGCAAATTTGAGTGAGGCGATTCTCAGTGGCGCTAACTTACAAGGGGCTTCTTTGAGTCAGACAAATCTGGAAGGGGCGAATTTAAGCGGTACGACGATGCCCAATGGGGAGTTACATCAATGTCATGGAATTCAGAAATTGGCTGGGAGGTAG
- a CDS encoding tetratricopeptide repeat protein → MNLALGQTIGGRYNIVRQLGQGGFGATFVAQDQHLPSDRDCVVKQLKPQATDPFTLQTARRLFETEAKILHQLGHHHQIPQLFAYFEESQEFYLVQELVEGDNLSQELTPGTQWSDQQVIDLLQEILTILAFVHQHHVIHRDVNPHNLIRRKSDGKLVLIDFGAVKQVSTQVVQGQSSSFTVAIGTPGYRPSEQANGNPRLSSDIYAVGIVGIQALTGVTPQELPTDPDSGEICWRDRTSVRPELAKVLDKMIRYDFRERYPSAEAALQALNDLTQPTKATVALGAASASSPVTQSSKRKKLIVVLLIAMAVIAGGGGATVAIINWINSTNATQSYNRGETLLELRRYEDALSAYNRAVELQPDYAEAWLGQGDALLALGQSEAALDAYDQAIQIQREYPEAWKGRGEALAALQRYEAAISAFDQVTKLQPEDVETWERRGMVQMKLQRYSAAIASYDKALEIQPNYSSAWYRRGWALHNLQQYEEAIKSYDKAVEHKPDSAEYWYQRGNAFVNLNKHRDAVDSYQKAVQFQPDFYRAWYSQGSILNNLNQYQEALAAFEQAVKLQPNSYEAWYGRAWALHQLQRYDEALMAYEKAVKLRPNSEQAWYNRGNVFYTLEQYQDAIAAYDQAVAHKRSHYQAWNSRANALFNLKRYNEALTSYENALTYQPNYKEATRGKEQTQRELEKLKKESNRKSSEENDDQ, encoded by the coding sequence ATGAACTTGGCTCTCGGACAAACAATTGGTGGACGCTATAATATTGTGCGGCAACTGGGACAAGGTGGGTTTGGTGCTACATTTGTTGCCCAAGACCAACATTTGCCTAGCGATCGCGATTGTGTGGTGAAGCAACTCAAACCCCAAGCGACTGACCCGTTTACGTTGCAGACGGCGCGGCGTTTGTTTGAAACGGAAGCTAAAATCCTGCATCAGTTGGGTCATCATCACCAAATTCCCCAGCTATTTGCCTATTTTGAAGAGAGTCAAGAATTCTATTTGGTGCAGGAACTGGTTGAAGGAGATAATCTGAGTCAGGAATTGACGCCGGGAACGCAGTGGTCAGATCAGCAGGTAATTGATCTGTTGCAGGAAATCTTAACTATATTAGCCTTTGTTCATCAGCATCATGTGATTCACCGAGATGTTAATCCCCATAACCTGATCCGGCGTAAATCGGATGGTAAGTTAGTCCTAATTGATTTTGGCGCGGTGAAACAAGTTAGCACTCAGGTGGTGCAGGGACAATCCTCTAGCTTTACGGTGGCGATTGGTACGCCGGGATATCGACCCAGTGAACAAGCGAATGGGAATCCCCGTTTGAGTAGTGATATCTATGCAGTGGGAATTGTGGGGATTCAGGCTTTAACGGGGGTAACGCCTCAGGAACTGCCAACTGATCCCGACAGTGGAGAAATTTGCTGGCGCGATCGCACGTCGGTTCGTCCCGAGTTGGCAAAAGTCCTAGATAAAATGATCCGCTACGATTTTCGCGAACGCTATCCCTCGGCGGAGGCGGCTCTGCAGGCGTTGAATGACTTGACTCAACCCACGAAGGCGACGGTGGCTTTAGGCGCTGCTTCTGCGTCATCGCCTGTGACTCAATCTTCTAAACGGAAGAAACTGATCGTTGTCCTATTAATTGCCATGGCGGTAATTGCTGGTGGGGGAGGGGCGACAGTGGCGATTATTAACTGGATTAATTCTACTAATGCCACCCAATCCTATAATCGAGGTGAAACACTGCTGGAGTTGAGGCGGTATGAGGACGCCCTCAGTGCTTATAATCGTGCGGTTGAACTGCAACCGGACTATGCTGAAGCTTGGCTGGGTCAAGGGGATGCGCTTTTGGCATTGGGTCAGTCTGAGGCGGCGTTGGATGCGTATGATCAGGCGATTCAGATTCAGCGTGAGTATCCAGAGGCTTGGAAAGGGCGAGGAGAGGCGTTAGCTGCATTGCAGCGTTATGAAGCGGCGATTAGTGCCTTTGATCAGGTCACGAAACTGCAACCGGAGGACGTGGAAACCTGGGAACGTCGCGGCATGGTACAGATGAAGTTACAGCGCTATTCGGCGGCGATCGCATCTTACGATAAAGCCTTAGAGATTCAACCCAATTATTCCTCAGCCTGGTATCGGCGCGGTTGGGCATTACATAATTTACAACAGTACGAAGAGGCGATTAAATCTTATGACAAAGCGGTGGAACATAAGCCCGATTCCGCCGAATATTGGTATCAACGAGGTAATGCGTTTGTTAATTTGAACAAACATCGTGACGCGGTGGACTCTTACCAGAAAGCGGTTCAGTTCCAGCCAGATTTTTACCGGGCGTGGTACAGTCAGGGCAGTATTTTGAATAATTTAAATCAATATCAAGAGGCGTTAGCCGCATTTGAACAAGCGGTTAAACTTCAGCCCAACAGTTATGAGGCGTGGTATGGTCGGGCTTGGGCGTTGCATCAATTGCAGCGTTATGATGAAGCGTTAATGGCTTACGAGAAGGCGGTGAAACTGAGACCCAATTCTGAGCAAGCCTGGTATAACCGGGGGAATGTCTTCTATACATTGGAGCAATACCAAGACGCGATCGCGGCGTATGACCAAGCTGTTGCCCATAAGCGCAGCCATTACCAAGCTTGGAATAGTCGCGCTAATGCTTTATTTAACCTGAAGCGATACAACGAAGCCTTGACCTCTTATGAAAATGCTTTGACGTATCAACCCAATTACAAAGAGGCAACGCGGGGGAAAGAGCAAACGCAGCGTGAACTT